One Hordeum vulgare subsp. vulgare chromosome 4H, MorexV3_pseudomolecules_assembly, whole genome shotgun sequence DNA window includes the following coding sequences:
- the LOC123451009 gene encoding protein argonaute 12-like — MVGERDARYGDTGPGRAGLQAAAPTPAVEALGAELGRKMVLAKAAGGERPSSSSAPVAAEEQQQRVMEQRVLAVPGNLPPASSKAEKFPARPGFGTIGRKCRVRANHFLVQVADKEIYHYDVAIDPETRSRGWNRSIINQLIKLYKEHLDGRLPVYDGRKSLYTAGALPFKNKVFVVKLANAAKGNQREEEYKVTVKLASNLDMYSLRQFLAGRNRELPQDTIQALDIALRECPTTKYVSISRSFFSQSFGHGGAIGNGVECWRGYYQSLRLTQMGLSLNIDISATAFYKAQEVMDFAFEYLNIRDASRPLIDRDRIKLKKALRGVRVDATHRKDKTIRYKITSISSAPLKELMFDQDGVRVSVVQYFKKQYNYSLKYINWPCLQAGSDSRPIYLPMEVCSITAGQRYSRKLNERQVSSILKMACERPAQRESSVLEIVNRNNYGNDDYSKEFGMKVINQLALVDARVLPAPRLKYHDSGREKVCNPSVGQWNMINKRMVNGGSINYWACLTFASRLNPNDIGMFCHDLARMCNSIGMEMNVDPCVNITQARRQDTVESAIRNIYGHSAQVLAEQGIKGKQLELLIIILPDVSGSYGKIKRLCETELGVITQCCLPKNVQKGGKQYLENLSLKINVKVGGRNTVLEDALYKRIPLLTDVPTIVFGADVTHPAAGEDASPSIAAVVASMDWPEVTKYKCLVSSQGHREEIIADLYTETKDPQKGLVGGGMIRELLLSFYRATGCKPHRIIFYRDGVSEGQFSQVLLYEMDAIRKACATLQTGYLPPVTFVVVQKRHHTRLFPENHRAWDVTDRSGNILPGTIVDTKICHPTEFDFYLCSHAGIQGTSRPTHYHVLLDENRFSADALQTLTYNLCYTYARCTRSVSIVPPAYYAHLAAFRARYYMEDEFSDGGSSSVTARFAPARQLPKIRDSIKEFMFYC; from the exons ATGGTAGGTGAGCGCGACGCGCGTTATGGTGACACTGGACCCGGTCGGGCCGGCCTTCAAGCGGCGGCCCCGACCCCGGCGGTGGAGGCGCTGGGTGCCGAGCTGGGGCGGAAGATGGTGCTCGCTAAGGCCGCAGGTGGTGAGCGGCCCTCGTCGTCCTCCGCTCCGGTGGCAGCCGAGGAGCAGCAGCAGAGGGTCATGGAGCAACGGGTGCTGGCGGTGCCGGGGAATCTGCCGCCGGCGTCGAGCAAGGCGGAGAAGTTCCCGGCGAGGCCGGGGTTCGGGACCATCGGGAGGAAGTGCCGCGTCCGCGCCAACCATTTCCTCGTGCAGGTCGCCGACAAGGAGATCTACCACTACGAC GTGGCGATAGATCCGGAAACTAGGTCTCGTGGATGGAACAGATCAATAATCAACCAACTCATTAAACTGTACAAGGAACACTTGGACGGTAGGCTGCCTGTCTATGATGGAAGGAAGAGCCTGTATACCGCTGGTGCACTGCCATTCAAGAACAAAGTATTCGTCGTCAAACTTGCAAATGCCGCAAAAGGGAATCAACG CGAGGAGGAATACAAGGTGACTGTAAAGCTTGCTTCAAATCTGGATATGTACAGCCTTCGACAGTTTTTGGCTGGTAGAAACAGAGAGTTGCCGCAAGACACAATCCAAGCTCTCGATATCGCCTTGAGGGAGTGCCCAACAACAAA GTACGTATCGATCTCTAGATCGTTCTTCTCTCAGTCATTTGGACATGGTGGCGCAATTGGCAACGGTGTTGAATGCTGGAGGGGTTATTACCAAAGCCTTCGCCTCACACAGATGGGTTTGTCACTAAATATCG ATATTTCTGCAACGGCATTTTATAAGGCCCAAGAAGTGATGGATTTTGCTTTCGAATATCTGAACATCCGTGATGCTTCAAGGCCCTTGATTGACCGGGATCGTATTAAG TTGAAGAAAGCCCTTAGAGGTGTCCGGGTTGATGCCACTCATCGGAAGGATAAAACCATACGCTATAAGATCACTAGCATATCCTCTGCTCCGCTGAAGGAATTAAT GTTTGATCAAGATGGTGTGCGCGTATCAGTTGTCCAGTACTTTAAGAAGCAATACAATTACTCTCTGAAATATATCAATTGGCCTTGCCTTCAAGCTGGTAGTGATAGCAGACCGATATATTTGCCTATGGAG GTTTGCAGCATAACCGCGGGACAAAGATATTCTCGGAAGTTGAATGAACGCCAAGTTTCAAGCATACTAAAGATGGCATGTGAAAGACCAGCTCAACGGGAGAGCAGTGTTCTAGAG ATTGTTAATAGGAATAATTATGGCAATGATGACTATTCAAAAGAATTTGGCATGAAAGTCATCAACCAACTTGCATTGGTCGATGCTCGTGTACTACCTGCCCCGAGG CTTAAATATCATGACTCTGGACGGGAAAAAGTATGTAATCCTTCAGTGGGACAATGGAACATGATAAACAAG AGAATGGTCAATGGAGGATCAATCAACTATTGGGCATGTCTAACGTTCGCATCTCGCCTTAACCCAAACGACATTGGCATGTTTTGCCATGATCTGGCTCGCATGTGCAATAGCATTGGCATG GAAATGAACGTGGATCCATGCGTGAATATCACACAAGCGCGCCGTCAGGACACTGTGGAGTCCGCAATCAGAAACATATATGGGCATTCTGCACAAGTGCTTGCTGAGCAAGGAATAAAAGGGAAGCAGCTTGAATTATTGATCATCATATTACCTGATGTTAGTGGTTCTTATG GGAAGATAAAACGGCTCTGTGAAACCGAGCTTGGAGTAATAACTCAGTGCTGCTTACCCAAAAATGTTCAGAAGGGTGGGAAACAATACCTTGAAAATCTTTCTTTGAAGATCAATGTGAAg GTCGGAGGTCGGAATACAGTACTTGAAGATGCTTTGTACAAGAGGATACCCCTTCTGACAGATGTGCCGACGATAGTTTTTGGAGCTGATGTTACCCACCCAGCTGCTGGAGAAGATGCATCTCCatctattgcagca GTTGTTGCATCTATGGATTGGCCAGAAGTAACAAAGTACAAATGTTTGGTGTCTTCACAAGGCCATAGGGAAGAAATTATTGCCGACCTTTACACGGAAACAAAAGATCCACAGAAGGGGCTTGTCGGCGGTGGGATGATAAG gGAGTTGCTTCTCTCTTTCTACAGAGCAACTGGATGCAAACCTCATAGGATTATATTTTATAG AGATGGTGTCAGCGAGGGACAGTTCAGCCAAGTGTTGCTTTATGAAATGGATGCAATTCGCAAG GCTTGTGCTACTTTACAGACTGGTTACCTCCCGCCAGTCACATTTGTTGTTGTGCAAAAGAGGCATCACACACGCCTATTTCCTGAAAATCATCGTGCATGGGATGTGACGGATAGAAGTGGGAATATCCTACCAG GTACCATTGTCGACACAAAGATCTGCCATCCTACCGAATTCGACTTTTACCTTTGCAGCCATGCTGGTATTCAG GGAACAAGCCGACCGACACATTATCATGTTCTTCTCGATGAAAACCGTTTCAGTGCTGACGCCCTGCAAACGTTGACCTACAATCTTTGCTATAC ATATGCTCGGTGCACACGTTCTGTCTCTATAG TCCCCCCGGCGTACTATGCCCACCTGGCGGCCTTCCGTGCGCGATACTACATGGAGGATGAGTTCTCTGATGGGGGATCGTCGTCGGTCACGGCCCGGTTCGCGCCTGCGAGGCAGCTCCCCAAGATCAGGGACAGTATCAAGGAGTTCATGTTCTACTGCTGA